A segment of the Terriglobales bacterium genome:
TGCGCCAGATGTCGAAGGGCGGCCGCACCACCTGCGCCTACTTCTTTCCCGACGGCAAGCGCGTCCTCTACGCCTCTACCTTCAAGACCAGCATGGAGTGCCCGCCGCCGCCCGACTGGTCCAAGGGCTACCGCTGGGCCCTGTATCCCGGCTACGAGATCTACGCTGCCAGCCCCGACGGCTCCGACATCCGGCAACTCACCCACCACTGGGGCTACGACGCCGAGGCGGTGGTCTCGCCCGACGGCAAGAAGATCGTCTTCACCTCGCTGCGCCACGGCAACCTCGACATCTACACCATGGACGCCCACGGCGGCCACCTGAAGCGCCTCACCCACGAGCTGGGCTACAACGGCGGCCCCTTCTTTTCTCCCGACGGGCAGTGGATCGTCTACCGCGCCTACCATCCCACCAGCAAGCAGGACATCGCCGAGTTCCAAGGGCTGCTGAAGCAGGGCCTCTACCATCCCACCACGCTGGAACTCTGGATCATGCGCGCCGACGGCAGCCAGAAGCGCCAGATCACCCACCTGAACGCTGCCAGCTTCGCGCCCTTCTTCTTCCCCGACGGCAAGCGCATCATCTTCGCCTCCAACGTGCATTCGGGGCCGGGGATGGGCAACTTCGAGCTCTACGCCGTCGGCCTGGACGGCAGCGGCCTGGAGCGCATCACCTACAGCGAAGGCTTCGACGGCTTCCCCATGTTCAGCCCCGACGGGAAGAAGCTGGTCTTCGCCTCGCAGCGCAACAGCAAGAGCCGCGAAGCCATCGACATCTATATCGCCGACTGGGTGCCGTAGGGCCTGCCCTGCCGCGATGCGCGATCGCCAATCCCGCCGCGGCCAGAGTCATGCTATGCTCAGCCGCATGGCGTTTCGTCTGACGGTGCTGGCCAGCGGCAGCAAGGGCAACTGCACCGTCGTCGCCACCTCCCGCACCGCCATCCTGGTGGACGCGGGACTCTCCTGCCGCGAGACCCTGCGCCGCCTGCACGCCGCCGGGGAAGCCCCGCACGCGCTCGCCGCCATCCTCATCTCCCACGAGCACTCCGACCACGTCGCCGGCCTGCCCGTGCTGGCGCGCCGCACCAAGGTCCCCGTGTACATGACCGGCGCCACCCACGAGGCCTGGCGGCGGCAGGTGCGCGATCCCCAGGCTCCCCAGGCCAGCCGCCTCGACCGCCTGGAAGTCTTCGCCGCCGGCCGCAGCTTCCAGGTGGGCGACATCACGGTCACGCCCTTCACCCTGCCCCACGACGCCGCCGACCCGGTGGGCTTCGCCTTCTCGGCCGAGGGCGTGAAGCTGGCCATCGTCACCGACCTGGGCTACCTGCCTGCCAACGTGCGCGAGCACATCCGCCACTGCGACGTGCTCATGGTCGAGTCCAACCACGACCTGGAGATGCTGCGCGGCGGCCCCTACCCTTGGGCGGTCAAGCAACGAGTGATGAGCCGCGTGGGCCACCTCTCCAACGAGGCCCTCGCGGATTTCTTTGCCAGCGACTATGATGGAAGAGCTGCCTTCGTCGTGCTGGCC
Coding sequences within it:
- a CDS encoding MBL fold metallo-hydrolase; translation: MAFRLTVLASGSKGNCTVVATSRTAILVDAGLSCRETLRRLHAAGEAPHALAAILISHEHSDHVAGLPVLARRTKVPVYMTGATHEAWRRQVRDPQAPQASRLDRLEVFAAGRSFQVGDITVTPFTLPHDAADPVGFAFSAEGVKLAIVTDLGYLPANVREHIRHCDVLMVESNHDLEMLRGGPYPWAVKQRVMSRVGHLSNEALADFFASDYDGRAAFVVLAHLSEQNNHPEIARETAEKALGPRRSLLHNRLLLASQAQPLDAIRL